The sequence below is a genomic window from Neomicrococcus aestuarii.
GTGGCGTCAGTCTGCGGGGCGTGTGCGCCTGCATCTGCATCTGCATCGACGGTCTCCGCGGGCCCAGCACCGCCCTGACCCGCGAGATCACCCTGGCTCGCGAGATCACCCTGACCAGCCTGATTACCCGGACCGACCTGACCAGAGCGCATGCGCTCGACCCACTCTTGCGGGTGATGCAGCTCGTGCTCGGTCGGGAGATTCTCCGGGCCTTCCCACACCACGTTGAACCCGGACATCCCCAGTTCCTTCACGGCGTATTCGACGAAGATCTGTCCGTCTCGGTACTGGCGCATCTTCGCGTCCAGCCCCAAGAGTCGTCGAACGAAGTTCTCCAGCGAGGACCTGTTCCGGCCGCGATCGTCGAAGCGTCGACGAATCGTCTTCACGCTCGGCACGATGCTCGCGTCAATCGCGTCCATGACCACGTTGGCGTGGCCTTCCAACAAGCTCATCACTGCCGTGACGTGGCTGAGAATGGCGCGCTCTTCGGGCGTCTGGATGGCGGACATCAGCGTGCTCTGCGAAGGCAATTCCTCGCTATCACCACCGGACTTCCGGCCCTTGAAAGCCTCCGAGGCCACCTTCGCGGCGTTCTTGAGTCGGTCTGCAAGCGCGTCCTGCGAGTCCAACATCCCAGCCGTCAGCTGCGTGATGTTCTCCTGCAAGTAACCTTGCAACCACGGAGCGGCCGCGAACTGCACGCGGTGCGTCTGTTCGTGCAAGCACACCCACAACCTGAAGTCCGAAGGCTCCACCATGAGCTCCCGCTCGATGGTCACGATGTTCGGCGCCACCAGCAACAGTCGCCCGTGACGACCCGCGAAAGGATCAAACTGGCCCAACACATTCGCGGATAGGAACCCGGTGATCACACCGAGTTCGGTACCGGATACGGCCGCGGAGACGGCGGTCGATGCCGGCGACATGGTGTGCCCCTTTGCGTCCCACAACCGGCGCAAAGTTGGCGTCAACATGAACTTGAAAGACTCGATGGTGGCTTTGGACCACGTGGCGCGGTCCACCACCAATACCGGCGAATTCCGCAAACCTGCGGCGGCTTCGAGCTGCGTAATGCGTTGCACGTGATCCACGGCTTCGTCGGCGGCAGTGCGCAAAGCGGAAACCACGTCCTGGATTTCACGCACAGACAGTTTGGGTCCCGCAGTGGACACCTTGCTGGCGGTGGTGGCTGCGACGCCCCACCCCACTAGGGAATCCCCGATGTGCGGTGCTGACACGTCACCAGATTCGGCGTTCTGCACTGATTCGCCTGATTCGAGCTTGTTAGACACTGCGCCTCCTGAAGTTCGCGGCGGTCACCGCTCCCTCTATCCCACCACGCGAATCCCGGATTTACCTGTGGATTTCGTTATGGGTGAAGCTAGATCAATTCCGCCACGGCCGCGTCGAGTACGGCCCGAGCGTCCGTCAAAGAATCCACGTCGCTTGCGAAGAAGGAGAACACCAGTTGCCGACCACTCTCATCCACAAGGGTTCCGGTCAGCGTGGTCACGCCCGTCAACGTTCCCGTCTTGGCCCGCACTACGCCCGCCACGGACGAATCCGTCAGCCGCGCATCCAACGTTCCGGACAGTCCGGCGATCGGAAACGCATACGGCACATCCCGCAGCACGGCCTTGCTGGACCTTGAGGCAGCAGACAAAACTCCGGTCAGTTGAGCCGGGCTCACGCGATTCTCCGCGGACAACCCGGACGCGTCCACCATGGTCACGCCCTCCGTTGACACACCGATCTCGCCAATCTTTTCCAGGATCGCGGCGGTACCGCCCTCGAACGTCCCCGGCTTCCCGGACTGCAAAGCGACGAGTCGGCCCAGTGCTTCGGCAACATAGTTGTCCGATTCCTCGCCCATGAACTCCACGACTTCGGCCACGGTAGCGCCTTCAACCTTGGCCAGTTCCTTCGCCTCGGCGGCGGTCGTTCCGCGAGAAATACCGCCAGAATCCCCGGAACCGCTCGCCGTCACGCTGATTCCGGATCCATCAAGCGCCGCCACCAGCGCCTTCTCAAAAGCCTGAGCGGCCGTCAGCGCGGGGTCCGAGACTCGTCCGGCTTTCTCGGCCGAGCTCGAGCGCGCTCCCCACATCGCGATCGGTTGCACCGCCGAAATATTGCCGCTCGTCATGAGCGAAGAATCCCACGCGGGCAACAGCGCGTCACCCGTGAACAGCGAATCATCCAGGACGATTTTTACGGAAGCCGGGGCTGCGTCGTCGTTCTTTAAAGCAGTGGCCGTGAGCTTCGCGAGCGACGCAAGTCCCGCCCGCCCCGAAACGGCGGTGGAATTCTCGCCCGAACCCAGCAAAACATCCCCGCCGCCGCGCAAATACACGGTTCCATCAGCACCCAAAAGTGTGGTGGTGGCGAATCGGTGGGTCGAATCGAACGTCTGCAACGCGGCAGCAACGGTCAACGTTTTCAAGCTCGAAGCCGGCACTCCCGCAGTCTCACCATTACGCGAAAATACGGTCTCACCACTAGGAACATCCACCACGCTCGCCG
It includes:
- a CDS encoding zinc-dependent metalloprotease, giving the protein MSNKLESGESVQNAESGDVSAPHIGDSLVGWGVAATTASKVSTAGPKLSVREIQDVVSALRTAADEAVDHVQRITQLEAAAGLRNSPVLVVDRATWSKATIESFKFMLTPTLRRLWDAKGHTMSPASTAVSAAVSGTELGVITGFLSANVLGQFDPFAGRHGRLLLVAPNIVTIERELMVEPSDFRLWVCLHEQTHRVQFAAAPWLQGYLQENITQLTAGMLDSQDALADRLKNAAKVASEAFKGRKSGGDSEELPSQSTLMSAIQTPEERAILSHVTAVMSLLEGHANVVMDAIDASIVPSVKTIRRRFDDRGRNRSSLENFVRRLLGLDAKMRQYRDGQIFVEYAVKELGMSGFNVVWEGPENLPTEHELHHPQEWVERMRSGQVGPGNQAGQGDLASQGDLAGQGGAGPAETVDADADAGAHAPQTDATSGN
- the dacB gene encoding D-alanyl-D-alanine carboxypeptidase/D-alanyl-D-alanine endopeptidase, giving the protein MNWKRGRLTLVAVFLVVALVVGLITWLVIALGSSRTEALAPLNRPTQAASSYSLFPPASGTQAEDFSQKSQAITQLFDDAQGEFTASVVDVPSGETVFSRNGETAGVPASSLKTLTVAAALQTFDSTHRFATTTLLGADGTVYLRGGGDVLLGSGENSTAVSGRAGLASLAKLTATALKNDDAAPASVKIVLDDSLFTGDALLPAWDSSLMTSGNISAVQPIAMWGARSSSAEKAGRVSDPALTAAQAFEKALVAALDGSGISVTASGSGDSGGISRGTTAAEAKELAKVEGATVAEVVEFMGEESDNYVAEALGRLVALQSGKPGTFEGGTAAILEKIGEIGVSTEGVTMVDASGLSAENRVSPAQLTGVLSAASRSSKAVLRDVPYAFPIAGLSGTLDARLTDSSVAGVVRAKTGTLTGVTTLTGTLVDESGRQLVFSFFASDVDSLTDARAVLDAAVAELI